A genomic stretch from Helianthus annuus cultivar XRQ/B chromosome 1, HanXRQr2.0-SUNRISE, whole genome shotgun sequence includes:
- the LOC110882274 gene encoding uncharacterized protein LOC110882274: MAVLFMQQYFPPEKTAKLKDRIMTFKQDEGESPHADWERFKDLLIDVPHHGLSKRQLVLNFYQGLNYDSQEHLDVYAGGDLGTKTPNEAYAIIEKASLKSSSRHGGVRNKASSIPGVHQVDTYTALAAQIGALAARFDQAQNVSQVQSSCELCGVSHEPGTCEQGVMITGHEEVDYLGNQIRPQNNPYSNTYNPCWRNHPNFGWKANSSNQNPLGYAQRAPAPQQPQGQSFQPDGQSFQPSGKTFQPRYNNLGSGSTSQPQTSQTNSKLEEMMVQRLKNSNNANQISENDTNSMRSVLWHKKGKCRARRLQYKPLRIK; encoded by the coding sequence ATGGCCGTTCTTTTTATGCAACAATATTTTCCTCCGGAAAAGACAGCTAAGCTTAAGGATCGTATCATGACATTCAAACAGGACGAAGGAGAATCTCCACACGCAGATTGGGAGAGGTTCAAAGATCTTTTAATCGATGTTCCACATCATGGGTTGTCCAAAAGACAACTTGTGTTGAACTTCTACCAAGGACTCAACTACGACTCACAAGAACATTTAGATGTATATGCAGGAGGCGATCTTGGAACAAAAACACCCAACGAAGCCTATGCAATCATAGAAAAAGCTAGCTTGAAGTCGAGTTCTCGTCACGGTGGAGTGCGAAATAAAGCATCATCTATTCCTGGAGTTCATCAAGTGGATACATATACGGCTCTTGCAGCACAGATTGGAGCTTTGGCAGCAAGATTTGATCAAGCTCAGAACGTTTCGCAGGTACAATCATCATGTGAGCTGtgtggagtgtcacacgagccagGTACATGTGAGCAGGGTGTTATGATAACAGGCCACGAAGAGGTGGACTATTTGGGCAATCAAATTAGGCCCCAGAATAACCCCTATAGCAACACGTACAATCCGTGTTGgaggaatcacccaaactttGGGTGGAAAGCCAATTCCAGTAACCAAAACCCACTCGGATATGCTCAACGCGCTCCCGCGCCACAACAGCCTCAGGGGCAATCCTTTCAGCCCGATGGACAATCTTTTCAGCCATCAGGGAAAACTTTTCAACCACGTTACAATAATTTAGGTTCAGGAAGCACTTCCCAGCCACAAACCTCTCAAACCAACTCGAAACTAGAGGAGATGATGGTGCAGCGGTTAAAGAATTCCAACAATGCCAATCAAATTTCTGAAAACGATACAAACAGCATGAGGAGCGTTTTATGGCACAAGAAGGGGAAATGCAGAGCTAGAAGGCTTCAATACAAACCATTGAGAATCAAGTAG
- the LOC118490106 gene encoding calphotin-like encodes MPSSSDTGVSDTLDPIAIVSDDEILSESEVYTSDTTSTDEDDFQQFALPDFGDDIPIADGPFGGDLPLLQVPAPLPIAAVPLEDLPHDEFADDDIDLFLESPPEGDKDGVALMDADVPVADDPVVNPVVPLAEIPVNMPIADPVVPVEAPIQEAPFDLFDAYSFESVASASPHAQGVQLYSSDSDSDMAMSVAPLVFLDVDPEPEVEFLPDEPTPVGHVDIPDIAPPVIVAPVELPPIPNAPVIDAPIIAPVVPVSALVHADHAPFASHIDPRYADTRNGWIEDDDYPPFVLPVTPPVAPVSAPTEIPLFHPHTSDVHRTDLPITFLLDIPPPRPGEGSSRQPPVFVPPVPSSVPFMSQFPHTAPSFVPSGEPFLWALPNVMPLSDPYHPYHVGYTIEDILISLQLQQDELSRRIQELKRAPCPPCHCQTPFAAPHTPLPIPPDSNVRFLTSEQQIAYLLCVIHALEEDWVHMRRLLFSHFPPPPPSA; translated from the exons ATGCCATCATCTTCAGATACTGGAGTATCGGACACCTTGGATCCTATAGCGATCGTGTCGGACGATGAGATTCTGTCAGAGAGTGAGGTCTACACGTCAGACACTACTAGCACGGATGAGGATGACTTCCAGCAGTTTGCTCTTCCTGATTTTGGAGATGATATTCCTATTGCTGATGGCCCTTTCGGAGGGGACCTACCTCTTCTTCAGGTCCCTGCTCCTCTACCGATCGCCGCAGTTCCTCTCGAGGATCTGCCTCATGATGAGTTCGCCGATGATGACATCGACTTATTCCTAGAGAGTCCCCCGGAGGGTGACAAGGATGGTGTGGCCCTCATGGATGCCGATGTCCCTGTTGCTGATGACCCTGTTGTCAACCCTGTTGTTCCCTTGGCTGAGATTCCTGTTAATATGCCCATTGCTGATCCTGTCGTTCCAGTCGAGGCTCCCATTCAGGAGGCTCCTTTTGATCTGTTTGATGCTTACTCATTTGAGTCTGTAGCGTCCGCCTCACCGCACGCCCAGGGCGTACAGCTCTATTCCTCTGATTCCGACTCAgacatggcgatgtctgttgcgcCTCTCGTTTTCCTCGACGTTGACCCAGAGCCAGAGGTCGAGTTTTTGCCTGATGAGCCTACTCCTGTTG GTCATGTCGATATACCAGACATAGCACCACCTGTCATTGTTGCGCCCGTCGAGTTACCACCGATTCCTAATGCTCCTGTTATTGATGCACCCATTATTGCACCGGTAGTACCTGTTTCAGCCCTTGTGCATGCGGACCATGCACCGTTTGCTTCTCACATTGATCCTCGTTATGCTgacacccgtaacgggtggatCGAGGATGATGACTACCCACCGTTTGTGCTACCCGTCACTCCTCCTGTAGCACCTGTTTCCGCACCTACTGAGATTCCATTGTTCCACCCACACACCTCTGACGTCCATCGCACTGATCTTCCCATCACATTCCTCCTGGACATTCCGCCACCtcgtcctggggagggttcatcGAGGCAGCCGCCTGTTTTTGTTCCACCTGTTCCGTCGTCAGTTCCGTTCATGTCCCAGTTCCCTCATACTGCACCATCTTTTGTACCGTCGGGCGAGCCGTTTCTGTGGGCTTTGCCCAATGTTATGCCATTATCAGATCCGTACCACCCTTATCATGTGGGGTACACGATAGAGGACATACTCATCTCTCTACAGCTACAGCAGGACGAACTGAGTCGTCGCATTCAGGAGTTAAAGAGAGCTCCATGTCCTCCGTGCCACTGTCAGACTCCTTTCGCCGCACCACACACTCCCCTTCCGATTCCCCCCGATTCGAATGTTCGTTTCCTTacatctgagcagcagattgcCTATTTGCTGTGCGTCATTCATGCCTTAGAGGAGGATTGGGTGCATATGCGCCGGTTGCTTTtctctcattttcctcctcctccgccatcagcatag
- the LOC110882111 gene encoding uncharacterized protein LOC110882111: MDLKSGGEAHFLQIHELEELRSHAYESSSRYKERVKRLHDKRLREHKDFRVGDLVLLYSSRLRLFPGKLRSRWTGPYTIKEVFPYGAVIIKNLSGETFKVNGHRLKRYINGPVDPVEEILELHVPYT, translated from the coding sequence ATGGATTTAAAAAGTGGAGGTGAAGCCCATTTTCTGCAAATCCACGAGCTCGAGGAACTAAGAAGCCATGCATATGAAAGTTCTAGCAGGTACAAAGAACGAGTCAAGAGGCTTCATGACAAAAGATTGAGAGAACATAAAGATTTCCGCGTTGGGGATCTTGTTTTATTGTACTCCTCGCGACTGCGTTTATTCCCTGGGAAATTAAGATCTCGATGGACGGGTCCTTATACGATCAAAGAAGTATTTCCATACGGAGCCGTCATCATCAAAAATTTAAGTGGGGAAACATTTAAAGTCAACGGTCATCGTTTGAAACGTTACATCAACGGACCGGTTGACCCGGTGGAGGAAATTCTCGAACTCCACGTCCCGTACACTTAA